GCCGCTATACGCGCGTCTGTCCTATGGCGAGCAATCCAAGGTGTTCAAGTCCCACACCGGCAGGCGAATCGTGCTGGCCACCAACGTGGCCGAAACCTCGCTTACCGTGCCCGGTATTCGTTATGTGATTGACCCGGGTACGGCCCGCATCAGCCGTTACAGCTATCGCACCAAGGTGCAGCGCCTGCCCATTGAACCCATCAGTCAGGCCAGTGCCAACCAGCGTCAGGGCCGCTGTGGCCGGGTAGGGCCGGGTATCTGTATCCGTCTGTATGAAGAGACAGATTTTCTGTCACGGCCGGAATTTACCGATCCGGAAATTCTGCGCACCAATCTGGCGTCCGTTATCCTGCAGATGCTTGCTATCGGCCTGGGTGACATCAAGGGCTTCCCCTTTATTCAGCCCCCCGATGAGCGCCATATCAAAGACGGCTTTTTGCTGCTGGAAGAGTTGCAGGCCATCAAGCTCAAGAAGGGCTTGCCGCAGATGACGCCCCTTGGGCGCAAGCTTGCCCATGTGCCCCTGGACCCCCGTCTTGCCCGCATGGTGATTGAGGCGGCTGACCGGGGCGCCCTGCACGAAGCCCTTGTGGTTACCTCGGCGCTGTCCATTCAGGACCCACGGGAGCGCCCACTGGAGAAAAAGCAGGCCGCCGATGAGGCCCATAGCCGCTTTGCGGACAAAGACTCTGACTTTGTTTCTTTGCTGAATTTGTGGAACTACATCAAGGAGCAGCAAAAGGCGCTCTCCGCCAGTCAGTTCCGTAAATTGTGCAAGCAGGAATACCTCGCGTATCTGAGGGTGCGGGAATGGCAAGATCTCTACACCCAGGTGCGCCAGAGCGTCCATGAACTCAAACTCAAATTAAACAGCGTACCGGCGGATTACGATAGCCTGCACCGGGCCCTCTTGTCGGGTCTTTTGAGCCATATTGGCTTTAAAGACAATAATAACGAGTATCTGGGCGCCCGCAATCGCCGTTTTTACGTGTTCCCGGGCTCGCCCCTGGCAAAAAAGGGCCCCAAATGGATTGTGGCGGCGGAGCTTACCGAAACCAGCCGGCTCTTTGCCCGTGGCTGTGCCAAAATCGAGCCCGAGTGGCTGGAAGAACTTGCATCGCACCTCATCAAGAAGCAGCACAACGAGCCACATTTCGAGGCCAATCAGGGCGCCGTGGTGGCGTTTGAGAACCAGGTGCTCTACGGCCTCACCGTGGTGAATCGCCGTAAGGTGCAGTACGGTCCCATCAATGCCATCGAAGCGCGGGAAATCTTCATCCGCAGCGCCCTGGCAGAAGGCCAGCTGAAAACCCGCGAAGCCTTTTTCCTCCATAACCAGAAGCTTCTGGAAGAAGTGGAGTCGCTCGAACATAAGTCCCGTCGCCGCGATATTCTGGTGGACGAACAGGTGCTGTTCGACTTTTACAATGAGCGACTGCCGGAAGGCATTTACAACGCGCCCAAGCTATTCAGCTGGTGGAAAGAAGCCAGACGTAAGCAACCAGAGCTTTTGAACTTCGATGAAGAGATGCTCTATGCCCGTCAAACAGGGCACGTCTCCAAACTGGACTTTCCCGATGTGTGGCATCAGGGCAACTTAAGCTTTGCCCTGAGTTACCATTTTGAACCGGGCGCAGAGGATGATGGTGTCAGTGTCCACATTCCGGTGGCGCTGCTCAATCAGGTCGAAGACAGCGGTTTTGATTTTTTGGTACCCGGCCTTCGGGAAGAAAAATGCATCGCACTGATTAAGTCACTGCCCAAGTCACTGAGGCGTAACTTTGTGCCGGCGCCGGATTACGCCCGTGCGGCAGTCCAGACTATGTCACTGGATTTGCCGCTCCTGGAATCCCTTGCCAAACAGTTGCTGCGTATGACCGGCACCCGTGTAAGCGCTGAAGACTTCGTGTTGACCGAGCTGCCCAAACACCTGTTGATGCACTTTAAAATTGAAGATGACCACGGCAAGTTGGTGGGTGAGGGGCGGGATCTCGATGCCCTCAAGGCGAGTTTGCAGGGCGTTGTGGCCAAGGCCATCCGTCAGGTGGCCAAGTCAGGCATTGAGCAAGCCGGGCTGACAGAGTGGAGCATCGAAGATTTACCCGCGCAGTTTCAGCGCAAAAAGGGCAATTATGAAGTCAAAGCCTTCCCCGCGCTGGTGGATGAAAAAGACTCAGTGGCCGTTAAACTGTTTGATGATGAGCACCAGGCGAAAAAGGCCCATGCCCGGGGCGTGCGTCGTTTGTTGCTTATCAATATCCCTTCGCCGGTTAAGCATCTCCAGCAGGCACTGCCCAACAAGGCCAAACTGGCCATGTACTTTAACCCCTTTGGGCAGGTGCAACTGTTGATTGACGACATTATAGATGCCGCGGTGGCGCAAATTCTCGATGAGCAGCAGCTTGAAGTACGCACCAGGGCCGGGTTTGACAGTGCAAGGGATGCGGTGCGCGCCGACTTAAACAGTGTGGCAGAGCAAATCTCCCTCAAGGTGGAGCAAATTCTCACCCTGCACAATCAAATCAAAAAGCGCCTCAAGGGCAAGATAAGCCTCGATATTGCCTTTGCCATGAGCGACATCCAAACCCAGCTCGACCGATTGGTATACAAGGGTTTTGTTGCCGACTGTGGTCATGTCAGGCTGAGCGACATTATCCGCTTTTTAAAGGCCATCGAGCATCGATTGGAGAAGCTGCCGGTCGATCCGGTGCGTGACAAACTGCAGCTGCTTTCAATCCACAAGGTGGAGCAGGCGCTGGAGGCTCAGCTTGCCAAGGTGCCTAAAAGCCAACCCGTACCTGAACATCTGTTGGAGGCACGCTGGCTGATTGAAGAGCTCAGGGTGTCTTTGTTCGCTCAGGTGCTGGGTACCTCGGTGCCAATTTCAGAAAAACGGGTGCTGCTGCACATTCAGCAATAGCCATTGACGCACAGGTTTTGGCTGCACCGCCGTCGGCGGTCAAAGTCAGTGTCCGTTGCTATACTTCCCCCATAGTAATAACAGGCTGTGATCTTTATCACGGCCTGTTTTTTTATCTGTCTACCTCTTTGTAAATATTTTTCAAAAATCAGCCATTTCACGGTGGTCATCTGGCGCTTTTTTGACCTAGGTTTAGCAAAGGCTGAATAGCGTTATCCTGCTTATCAGATGAAAAACAATCGAACTAAGCGCTTGAAAACCATGACACCCCTAAAAATACACGGAAATAGATGATCTGGATCAAGTGGCATTCTGTTTACCGATTTCGGGGTATACAGCTCGTTAACATTGAACGCGTATGATCAAAAACGAAAGAGAAGCTGCGCTAACTGACTGAAGTTGAATTAACGATGCAGCCAACATTGGGCAATGCCCGAGGCCGATGGAGGAAACATGAGTTCCGATCCCAAACAAGATGAAAAGCGTCTGGAGCTGAAGATCTTTGTCTTTCTGACCGTATTTTTGGCGCCGCTCCTGGCAGTAGGCCTGGTGTCTGCTCTGGGGTTCGCCATTTGGTTAAGCCAGATATTCACCGGCCCACCGGGGGCGGGTTGAACCCGGGTCCAAACAGAATTTTTCAATATTACTGGAATGTCCTATGAGCAATGAACTCCACGTTTCGAGCCTGATTGTTCAGGTGCTACCGGAAAAAATGGCCGAAGTCCGCGGGCAAATTCTGCAAATGCCCGGTGCCGAGTTGTCGGTGAATAACGAGGTCAAGTTGGTGGTGGTGCTGGAGGGCAACTCCCAGAAAGAATTGCTGGCCGGAATTGAAGCCATTAACGCCCTCCCGGGTGTGATGTCGGCCACCATGGTTTATCACCAGAGCGAAGTGCTGGAAGAGGATGAGCAATGAAAATGAACAGACGTGAATTTATGAAGGCCAATGCCGCGCTGGCAGCGGCCGGTGTGGCCGGGCTGGCCTTGCCGACTTCGGCAAGTAATCTCATCACCAGCTCAGAGCAAACCAAGCTGGACTGGAATAAGGCGCCTTGCCGCTTCTGCGGTACCGGCTGCTCAGTGATGGTAGCTACCCGTGACGGTCGGGTAGTGGCAACCCACGGCGATGCCAACAGCGAAGTAAACCGTGGCCTCAACTGCATCAAGGGCTACTTCCTGTCCAAAATCATGTACGGTAAAGACCGCCTGCAAACGCCGATGCTGCGCATGACCAATGGCCAATACGACAAGCATGGCGAATTCACGCCCATCAGCTGGGATAAAGCCTTCGATGTGATGGCCGAAAAGTGGAAAGCCACCATCAAGGCCAAGGGCCCAACTGCCATTGGTATGTTCGGTTCGGGCCAGTGGACAGTATGGGAAGGCTATGCCGCCTCCAAGCTGATGAAAGCCGGTTTCGGCTCCAACAACATCGACCCCAATGCCCGTCACTGTATGGCCTCTGCCGTAGTGGGCTTTATGCGCACCTTCGGCATGGATGAGCCCATGGGCTGTTACAACGATATGGAAGCCGCCGACGCCTTCGTGCTGTGGGGCTCCAACATGGCCGAAATGCACCCCATTCTGTGGAGCCGCGTGACCGACCGTCGCCTGAGTGCGCCCCACGTTAAAGTTGCCGTGCTGTCTACCTTTGAGCACCGCTCCTTTGAACTTGCCGACTTGCCTGTGGTCTTCACACCACAAACCGATCTGGCAATTCTCAACTTTATCGCCAACTACATCATCCAAAACGACATGGTGAACCATGACTTCATCAAGAAGCATGTGAACTTCCGTCAGGGGGTGACTGACATTGGTTACGGTCTGCGTCCGACCCACCCATTGCAGCAAAAGGCGAAAAACGTTGCCACGGCAGGGGATTCGACCCCCATCGATTTCGATGCCTTCAAGGCCTTTGTGTCTGAGTACACACTGGAGAAAACGGCCCAGATGTCCGGCGTTGCCGAAGACAAACTGGTGGAACTTGCCAAGTTGTATGCCGATCCCAACACCAAGGTCACCTCCTTCTGGACCATGGGTGTCAACCAGCATACCCGCGGCGTGTGGTGTAACAACCTGATTTACAACATCCACCTGCTCACGGGCAAGATCTCTACTCCCGGTAACAGCCCATTCTCGCTGACCGGCCAGCCCTCAGCCTGTGGTACAGCCCGTGAAGTGGGTACCTTTGCCCACCGCCTGCCTGCCGACATGGTGGTTGCCAATCCCAAGCACCGCGCCATTGCCGAGGGCATCTGGAAAATCCCCGCGGGCATTATTCCACCCAAGCCCGGCTACCACGCGGTTGAGCAAAACCGCCGCCTCAAAGATGGTGACATCAACGTCTATTGGGTACAGGTAAACAACAACATGCAGGCTGCGCCCAACATGATGGAAGAGACCTTGCCCGGTTACCGTAACCCTACCAACTTCATCGTGGTGTCGGATGCCTACCCAACTGTGACCACCCAGGCGGCTGACCTTATTCTGCCTACTGCCATGTGGGTGGAGAAAGAGGGTGCCTACGGTAACGCCGAGCGTCGTACCCAGTTCTGGCATCAGTTGGTGAAAGCACCGGGCGAATCACGTTCAGATTTGTGGCAACTGATGGAGTTCTCCAAGCGCTTTACCACAGACGAAGTCTGGCCAAAAGAGGTGCTGGATGCCAACCCCGCCTACAAGGGCAAGACCCTGTATGACGTGCTGTACAAAAACGGAAACGTAGACAAGTTCCCGCTGGCGGATCGCGATGCCAAGTACGCCAACGATGAAGCCGAGTACTTTGGTTTCTACGTGCAGAAGGGCCTGTTTGAAGAGTATGCCGAGTTTGGCCGTGGTCACGGACACGATTTGGCGCCCTTTGATATGTACCACGAAGCCCATGGTCTGCGCTGGCCTGTGGTGGACGGCAAAGAAACCCTGTGGCGCTACCGCGAAGGCTCAGATCCTTATGTCAAACCAGGCAAGGGCTTTGAGTTCTACGGTAAGCCAGATGGCAAAGCGGTGATTTTTGCGCTGCCATACGAGCCGCCTGCAGAGTCCCCCGATGCCGAATACGACATGTGGCTCTCAACCGGCCGTGTGCTTGAACACTGGCACTCAGGCTCCATGACCCAGCGTGTACCCGAGCTCTATCGAGCCTTCCCGGATGCGGTGTGCTTTATGCACCCCGACGATGCCAAGGCCCGTGGCTTGCGCCGCGGTGATGAGGTCAAGGTCGTGTCCCGTCGCGGTGAAATTCTCACCCGGGTTGAGACCCGTGGCCGTAACAAGCCGCCAAAAGGCCTGGTGTTTGTTCCCTGGTTCGATGCCAGTCAGCTCATCAACAAGGTCACCCTGGATGCGACAGATCCCCTGTCCAAACAGACCGACTTCAAGAAGTGTGCTGTCAAAGTGTTGAAGGCTTGAGGAGACAAACCATGAAAACAATGAAAACACTCTCTGCGCTTGCTCTGGTCGCCTTCGCCTGTCTGGCCAACGCCAGCACAGTCACGGATGAGAAAATCGCCACTCTGCGTCAGGCGCCGCTGGATGTGGAAGTGACACCGCCAGCCATGCAGCAGGTGATGAACAAAGACGTAAAGCAGGCCCGTAACTATCCGATGCAGCCCCCCGTCATTCCCCACAAGATTGATGGCTACCAGCTGGATCTGAAAGTGAACAAGTGTATGTCGTGCCACGCCCGTACCCGTACCGGTGAGTCTCAGGCGCCCATGGTCAGCGTGACTCACTACATGGACAGGGACAATAACTTCCTGGCGGATCTGTCACCACGCCGTTACTTCTGCGTGCAGTGCCATGTGCCTCAGCTGGATGCCAAGCCACTGGTTGACAACGAGTTTATTGACATTGATCACCTGCTCAAGGCGGATCAGGTCAAGGCTAAACACTAGGAGTCACTATGTGGGAAAAGCTTAAAAAAGTATGGCGAACCCTCAGGAAGCCCAGTGTGCATTACAGCCTTGGTTTCCTGACCCTCGGGGGCTTTGTGGCCGGTATTATCTTCTGGGGTGGCTTTAACACCGCCCTGGAAGCCACCAACCAGGAAGCCTTCTGTATCGGTTGTCACGAGATGGAAAACAACGTCTATGAAGAGCTCAAGACGACCATCCACTTCACCAACCGAAGCGGTGTGCGTGCAACCTGTCCGGATTGCCACGTGCCCCACAACTGGACCGATAAGATTGCCCGTAAGATGCAGGCTTCGAAAGAGGTGTGGGGTAAGGTGTTTGGGACCATCAACACCCGTGAGAAGTTCGAGGCCAAGCGCCGTGAGCTGGCAGAGCACGAGTGGGCACGTTTGAAGGCGAACGATTCGCTGGAGTGCCGTAACTGCCACAACTTCGACTACATGGACTTTACCCGCCAGTCGCCGAGGGCAGCGCAAATGCACTCCACCTCACTGGCGAGCGGTGAAAAGACCTGTATCGACTGTCACAAAGGGATTGCGCACCACCTGCCCGACATGTCCGGAGTCAAAGGC
This sequence is a window from Shewanella zhangzhouensis. Protein-coding genes within it:
- a CDS encoding cytochrome c3 family protein produces the protein MWEKLKKVWRTLRKPSVHYSLGFLTLGGFVAGIIFWGGFNTALEATNQEAFCIGCHEMENNVYEELKTTIHFTNRSGVRATCPDCHVPHNWTDKIARKMQASKEVWGKVFGTINTREKFEAKRRELAEHEWARLKANDSLECRNCHNFDYMDFTRQSPRAAQMHSTSLASGEKTCIDCHKGIAHHLPDMSGVKGW
- a CDS encoding periplasmic nitrate reductase, NapE protein encodes the protein MSSDPKQDEKRLELKIFVFLTVFLAPLLAVGLVSALGFAIWLSQIFTGPPGAG
- a CDS encoding nitrate reductase cytochrome c-type subunit, with the translated sequence MKTMKTLSALALVAFACLANASTVTDEKIATLRQAPLDVEVTPPAMQQVMNKDVKQARNYPMQPPVIPHKIDGYQLDLKVNKCMSCHARTRTGESQAPMVSVTHYMDRDNNFLADLSPRRYFCVQCHVPQLDAKPLVDNEFIDIDHLLKADQVKAKH
- a CDS encoding chaperone NapD, whose protein sequence is MSNELHVSSLIVQVLPEKMAEVRGQILQMPGAELSVNNEVKLVVVLEGNSQKELLAGIEAINALPGVMSATMVYHQSEVLEEDEQ
- the hrpA gene encoding ATP-dependent RNA helicase HrpA, producing the protein MSAARHSLSRAYLQQCYQSDVARIRRELRDIERLEDEAAKAAAFERLAERAEAAKAKVDARLSARPRIHYPDNLPVSQKRDDIADAIANYQVVIVAGETGSGKTTQLPKICLELGRGSRGLIGHTQPRRLAARSVATRVAEELQSPLGEAVGFKVRFADAINENSYIKLMTDGILLAELSSDKYLNQYDTLIIDEAHERSLNIDFILGYLKQLLPRRPDLKVIITSATIDVDRFSSHFDNAPVIEVSGRTYPVETRYRPLVKDDEPDLDLMDGIFEAVDELMAEGPGDILIFMNGEREIRDTAEQLSRRQYRDTEVLPLYARLSYGEQSKVFKSHTGRRIVLATNVAETSLTVPGIRYVIDPGTARISRYSYRTKVQRLPIEPISQASANQRQGRCGRVGPGICIRLYEETDFLSRPEFTDPEILRTNLASVILQMLAIGLGDIKGFPFIQPPDERHIKDGFLLLEELQAIKLKKGLPQMTPLGRKLAHVPLDPRLARMVIEAADRGALHEALVVTSALSIQDPRERPLEKKQAADEAHSRFADKDSDFVSLLNLWNYIKEQQKALSASQFRKLCKQEYLAYLRVREWQDLYTQVRQSVHELKLKLNSVPADYDSLHRALLSGLLSHIGFKDNNNEYLGARNRRFYVFPGSPLAKKGPKWIVAAELTETSRLFARGCAKIEPEWLEELASHLIKKQHNEPHFEANQGAVVAFENQVLYGLTVVNRRKVQYGPINAIEAREIFIRSALAEGQLKTREAFFLHNQKLLEEVESLEHKSRRRDILVDEQVLFDFYNERLPEGIYNAPKLFSWWKEARRKQPELLNFDEEMLYARQTGHVSKLDFPDVWHQGNLSFALSYHFEPGAEDDGVSVHIPVALLNQVEDSGFDFLVPGLREEKCIALIKSLPKSLRRNFVPAPDYARAAVQTMSLDLPLLESLAKQLLRMTGTRVSAEDFVLTELPKHLLMHFKIEDDHGKLVGEGRDLDALKASLQGVVAKAIRQVAKSGIEQAGLTEWSIEDLPAQFQRKKGNYEVKAFPALVDEKDSVAVKLFDDEHQAKKAHARGVRRLLLINIPSPVKHLQQALPNKAKLAMYFNPFGQVQLLIDDIIDAAVAQILDEQQLEVRTRAGFDSARDAVRADLNSVAEQISLKVEQILTLHNQIKKRLKGKISLDIAFAMSDIQTQLDRLVYKGFVADCGHVRLSDIIRFLKAIEHRLEKLPVDPVRDKLQLLSIHKVEQALEAQLAKVPKSQPVPEHLLEARWLIEELRVSLFAQVLGTSVPISEKRVLLHIQQ
- the napA gene encoding nitrate reductase catalytic subunit NapA, whose product is MNRREFMKANAALAAAGVAGLALPTSASNLITSSEQTKLDWNKAPCRFCGTGCSVMVATRDGRVVATHGDANSEVNRGLNCIKGYFLSKIMYGKDRLQTPMLRMTNGQYDKHGEFTPISWDKAFDVMAEKWKATIKAKGPTAIGMFGSGQWTVWEGYAASKLMKAGFGSNNIDPNARHCMASAVVGFMRTFGMDEPMGCYNDMEAADAFVLWGSNMAEMHPILWSRVTDRRLSAPHVKVAVLSTFEHRSFELADLPVVFTPQTDLAILNFIANYIIQNDMVNHDFIKKHVNFRQGVTDIGYGLRPTHPLQQKAKNVATAGDSTPIDFDAFKAFVSEYTLEKTAQMSGVAEDKLVELAKLYADPNTKVTSFWTMGVNQHTRGVWCNNLIYNIHLLTGKISTPGNSPFSLTGQPSACGTAREVGTFAHRLPADMVVANPKHRAIAEGIWKIPAGIIPPKPGYHAVEQNRRLKDGDINVYWVQVNNNMQAAPNMMEETLPGYRNPTNFIVVSDAYPTVTTQAADLILPTAMWVEKEGAYGNAERRTQFWHQLVKAPGESRSDLWQLMEFSKRFTTDEVWPKEVLDANPAYKGKTLYDVLYKNGNVDKFPLADRDAKYANDEAEYFGFYVQKGLFEEYAEFGRGHGHDLAPFDMYHEAHGLRWPVVDGKETLWRYREGSDPYVKPGKGFEFYGKPDGKAVIFALPYEPPAESPDAEYDMWLSTGRVLEHWHSGSMTQRVPELYRAFPDAVCFMHPDDAKARGLRRGDEVKVVSRRGEILTRVETRGRNKPPKGLVFVPWFDASQLINKVTLDATDPLSKQTDFKKCAVKVLKA